Genomic window (Rathayibacter sp. VKM Ac-2760):
TCGTGGATTTCGGCGGTTTCGGCGAGCCGGAGCTGTTTCTGCGAGCCGAGGCTGGGCGCCTCTGACCTCCGGCTCGTGAAGTCCGCTCCGGCTCGTCGAATCGGGCTGTTCTGACGAGCCGAGGCTGCTTCTACGAGCCGAAGGTGGGCGCCCGCGACCTCTGGCTCGTGAAATCGGCCTCGGCTCGTGGATTCGGCGGTTTCGGCGAGCCGGGGCTGTTTCTGCGAGCCGGAGGTGGGCGCCTGTGACCTCCGGCTCGTGGAATCGGCTTCGGCTCGTGGAAGCCGGGCGTTCTGGCGAGCCGAGGCTGTTCTTGCGAGCCGGAGGTGGGCGCCTGTCGCCTTCGGCTCGTGAAATCACCTCCGGCTCGCGGAATCGGGCTGTTCTGGTGAGCCGGGGCTGATTCTGCGAGCCGGAGGTGGGCGTCCGTCACGTCCGGCTCGCGGAACCGGCCTCGGCTCGTCGAATCCGGCGGTTCCGACGAGCCGAGGCCGTTCTCGCGAGCCCGAGGTCAACAGCCCGAGCCTCGCCGGCCCGACCCCAGCACCCCGAGCCTCGCCGGCCCGACCCCGGCACCCCGAGCCTCGCCGGCCCGACCCGGCACCCCGAGCCTCGCCGGCCCGACCCCGGCACCCCGAGCAGCACGCGCGGCGGGTGGTTGACAGCGCAGGCCCGACTGTGGCCACCCGGCAGCAAGCGCGGTATTCCGCGCCGTCCGCTGCGAAAGGCCCCTCGAGTGTGCTTCGGACTCCCGTCCAGCCCGCGTCCAGCAAGCGTCGGGTGAACGACAGCGTAAAATCGCGGGGGCACATGCCGAGATCGACAATTGGACAGGGAGTTCCGTTGGACGGAAACGCAACGACCACGCACCGCAACGTCGCATTGCTGTCCGTCGCTACCACGATGGCCCCCCGGGTGACCACGTCGGAAGAGATCGACGCGCGACTGGCGCCGGCGCTGAAGCGGCTGCGACTCCCCACCGGACTCCTCCAGCGCGTCGCCGGCGTGCAGGAGCGGCGCAACTGGGGTCCGGAGCAGGGCTTCGACGGCGCCGCGATCGAGGCGGGCAAGCGCGCGCTGGCCGAGGCCGGCATCCGGCCCGACCAGATCGGGCTGATCATCAACACCTCGGTCACCCGCAAGCACCTCGAGCCCTCGGTCGCCGTCCGGCTGCACCACGGGCTCGGCCTGCCGTCGTCCGCGATCAACTTCGACATCGCGAACGCGTGCCTCGGCTTCGTCAACGGGATGACGCTCGCGGCCCAGCTGATCGACTCCGGCCAGATCAAGTACGCGATGATCATCGACGGCGAGGACGCCGACGAGATCCAGGTCAACACGATCGAGCGCCTCAGCCGCGAGGGCATCAAGCGCAAGGACTTCATGAGCGAGTTCGCGAGCCTGACCCTCGGGTCCGGCGCCGCGGCCGCGATCCTCGGCCCGGCCGACGAGCACCCCAAGGGCCACCGGATCCTCGGCGGCATCACCCGCGCGGCCACCCAGTTCAACGAGCTCTGCGTCGGCAGCGTCGACGGGATGTTCACCGACGCGAAGGCGCTGCTCAAGGGCGGCATGGAGCTCGTCGTCTCGGCCTGGAAGGAGGCGAAGCGCGACTGGAGCTGGGGCGGGATGGACCGCTACATCATGCATCAGGTGTCGGACGTGCACACCAACGCCTTCGTGAAGGCCGTCGGCATCGACCCCGAGCTGGTCCCCACCACCTACCCGACGCTCGGCAACGTCGGCCCCGCGTCGATCCCGATCACCCTCGCGCAGGAGTCGAAGACCCTCGAGCCGGGCCACCGAGTCCTGCTGCTGGGCGTCGGCTCCGGCATCAACACCGCGATGCTCGAGATCGCCTGGTGAGCGCCGCCGCCGGCCGGCACCCGGCCGCCAGGATCCGCCGCGCACTCGGCTCGACCTCGGCGGCGGAGCTGCCGCCGGCGGGACTGGACGGCCTCGATCCGTCCTGGTCGCGCCTCGTCGACGCGCCCGACGCGCACGGCGTCCCGCGCCGCTGGCACCTGCTCGACACGCACGAGGCGCTGAACGGCGTGGAACCGCTCGGCACGATCCTCTGCGTGCACGGCAACCCGACCTGGTCCTACCTCTGGCGCGCCCTCGCCGCCGCCACCGTCGCCGCCGCCCGCCGCGGCGAGCCGGCCTGGCGCGTCGTCGCCGTCGACCAGCTCGAGATGGGCTTCTCCGAGCGCACCGGCCAGCTGCATGCCCTCGCCGACCGTGTGCGCGAGCTCTCGAACCTCACCGACGTGCTCGGCCTGACCGACGTCGTCACCCTCGGCCACGACTGGGGCGGAGTCGTCTCGCTCGGCTGGGCGGTCGACCACCCGGCGCTCCTGCGCGGCAC
Coding sequences:
- a CDS encoding 3-oxoacyl-ACP synthase III, yielding MPRSTIGQGVPLDGNATTTHRNVALLSVATTMAPRVTTSEEIDARLAPALKRLRLPTGLLQRVAGVQERRNWGPEQGFDGAAIEAGKRALAEAGIRPDQIGLIINTSVTRKHLEPSVAVRLHHGLGLPSSAINFDIANACLGFVNGMTLAAQLIDSGQIKYAMIIDGEDADEIQVNTIERLSREGIKRKDFMSEFASLTLGSGAAAAILGPADEHPKGHRILGGITRAATQFNELCVGSVDGMFTDAKALLKGGMELVVSAWKEAKRDWSWGGMDRYIMHQVSDVHTNAFVKAVGIDPELVPTTYPTLGNVGPASIPITLAQESKTLEPGHRVLLLGVGSGINTAMLEIAW